The Hevea brasiliensis isolate MT/VB/25A 57/8 chromosome 1, ASM3005281v1, whole genome shotgun sequence genome has a window encoding:
- the LOC110632376 gene encoding wall-associated receptor kinase-like 9 translates to MVAELVRQVSFSLALLLTIESAIAAPPMSKLKCKDYCGNISIPYPFGMGNKDCYFNEWFEIKCNESAYPPRAFIASIEMEVFYIDVGGRAIVRSPIISSNCSGGKGDKPINLTGSPFYISTWNSFIAVGCDIRALLMDDPLLRIGCDSRCHGQKDIDLREMLPKLQTIDSDGYILTGSDCNGTDCCKTSVPSANQMVFHPIFNQSTDGCKLAFLAIDGGRRFDQFPFPRHPYVHFLMQLDWTINSTLMRAVDNETADCYNNTGFNASEFQFNCRCRESRYEGNPYIGCADIDECVKQQDYFCQRLTKCVNTYGSYKCVPDPKWIIIIVVCGVIGVLTIPFGCWRLYKLIKKIRNIQLKKKFFKRNGGLLLKQQLTLSDGGVHKTKLFSSKELEKATNRFCENMILGQGGQGTVYKGMLTDGRIVAIKKSKLVDEGKVQEFINEVVILSQINHRNVVKLLGCCLETEVPLLVYEFIPNGSLFEYLHGQSEEAPLPWEMRVRIAGEVARALAYLHSAASIPIYHRDIKSTNVLLDEKNRAKVSDFGTSRSIAIDQTHLTTHVQGTFGYLDPEYFQTSQFTEKSDVYSFGVVLVELLSGQKPIYSRSSDEITSLATYFILLMEENKLFDIIDARIVEHCPEEEIIEVSNLAKRCLNLSGKKRPTMQEVAMELEGIQASRSKLNIQQNNEEIKDALSDDASITDSCETEDTLTDDIAIAVSCEFSNVKAPSMKVEPLIANKTW, encoded by the exons ATGGTTGCAGAATTAGTGCGTCAGGTCAGTTTCAGTTTGGCTCTATTGCTAACTATTGAGTCGGCAATAGCAGCGCCACCGATGTCGAAGCTGAAATGTAAAGACTATTGCGGAAATATTAGCATTCCATACCCCTTCGGAATGGGTAATAAGGATTGTTATTTCAACGAATGGTTTGAGATCAAGTGCAACGAAAGTGCCTATCCTCCTAGAGCTTTTATAGCTAGTATAGAAATGGAGGTCTTCTATATTGATGTTGGTGGCAGGGCCATCGTCAGAAGTCCAATAATATCCTCGAACTGTTCCGGCGGGAAGGGCGATAAGCCTATCAACTTGACAGGAAGTCCTTTCTATATTTCCACCTGGAACTCATTCATTGCAGTAGGTTGCGACATCCGTGCTTTATTGATGGATGATCCGCTCCTACGCATTGGGTGCGACTCAAGATGCCATGGCCAAAAGGACATTGATTTGCGAGAAATGCTTCCTAAACTTCAAACAATTGATTCCGATGGATATATTTTGACAGGAAGCGATTGTAATGGTACCGATTGCTGCAAGACTAGCGTGCCTTCAGCCAATCAGATGGTTTTCCATCCAATTTTCAATCAAAGCACAGATGGTTGCAAGCTGGCATTTTTGGCCATTGACGGGGGACGTCGTTTTGACCAGTTTCCGTTTCCAAGACATCCTTATGTCCACTTTCTGATGCAGTTAGATTGGACGATCAATTCCACCCTAATGCGAGCTGTTGACAATGAAACCGCAGATTGCTACAACAACACTGGTTTCAACGCGTCGGAATTCCAGTTCAATTGTCGTTGCAGGGAAAGTAGGTATGAGGGAAATCCTTACATTGGATGCGCAG atatCGACGAATGCGTAAAGCAACAGGATTATTTTTGCCAGAGATTAACAAAATGCGTAAATACTTATGGGTCATATAAATGTGTTCCAGACCCAAAATGGATTATCATTATAG TCGTATGTGGAGTTATTGGAGTCTTGACAATACCCTTTGGTTGTTGGAGGCTGTACAAGCttataaagaaaataaggaacatcCAACTCAAGAAAAAGTTCTTTAAACGCAATGGCGGCTTATTATTAAAGCAACAACTAACTCTAAGTGATGGTGGTGTTCATAAAACAAAACTCTTTAGTTCAAAAGAGTTGGAAAAGGCCACTAATCGTTTTTGTGAGAACATGATACTTGGCCAAGGTGGGCAGGGTACAGTTTATAAGGGAATGCTAACAGATGGAAGAATTGTTGCtatcaaaaagtccaaattagtTGATGAGGGAAAGGTACAAGAATTTATTAATGAGGTTGTCATTCTTTCCCAAATTAATCACAGGAATGTAGTTAAGCTGTTGGGATGTTGTTTAGAGACTGAAGTTCCTTTGCTAGTTTATGAATTCATACCTAATGGATCTCTTTTCGAATATCTCCATGGCCAAAGTGAGGAGGCTCCATTACCATGGGAAATGAGAGTACGGATTGCTGGTGAAGTTGCTAGAGCACTTGCGTATTTGCACTCAGCAGCTTCTATTCCTATTTATCACCGTGACATTAAGTCCACAAATGTACTCTTAGATGAGAAAAACAGAGCAAAAGTATCAGATTTTGGAACTTCTAGATCGATTGCCATCGATCAAACTCATTTGACAACTCATGTGCAAGGTACTTTTGGTTATTTGGATCCAGAGTACTTTCAAACCAGTCAATTTACAGAAAAGAGTGATGTTTATAGTTTTGGAGTAGTTCTGGTGGAGCTTCTAAGTGGACAAAAACCAATTTATTCAAGAAGCTCAGATGAAATCACGAGTTTAGCCACATATTTTATTCTTTTGATGGAAGAGAATAAACTCTTTGATATCATTGATGCTCGCATTGTGGAGCACTGCCCTGAAGAAGAAATTATTGAAGTTTCTAATCTTGCAAAAAGATGCTTAAATTTGAGTGGAAAGAAACGACCTACAATGCAAGAAGTTGCAATGGAGTTAGAAGGGATCCAAGCATCACGAAGTAAGTTGAATATTCAACAAAATAATGAAGAGATTAAAGACGCTCTATCTGATGATGCTTCTATTACAGATAGTTGTGAGACTGAAGACACCCTAACTGATGATATTGCTATTGCAGTTAGTTGTGAGTTTAGTAATGTTAAAGCTCCATCAATGAAGGTCGAACCTCTTATTGCTAACAAAACTTGGTGA